In Megalops cyprinoides isolate fMegCyp1 chromosome 25, fMegCyp1.pri, whole genome shotgun sequence, a single window of DNA contains:
- the nfyba gene encoding nuclear transcription factor Y, beta a isoform X1 codes for MRDREQEMDGDSSTTDASQLGITGEYMAGSHYVLQSQEDDGEEAMNDHEDGNGSKDNFREQDIYLPIANVARIMKNAVPQTGKIAKDAKECVQECVSEFISFITSEASERCHQEKRKTINGEDILFAMSTLGFDMYVEPLKLYLQKFREAMKGEKGITAVSVAEGLGEELTEDSVFTNQLPAGLITADGQQQNVMVYTTSYQQIPGVQQIQFS; via the exons atgagagaTCGGGAGCAGGAA ATGGACGGAGACAGTTCGACCACTGATGCTTCCCAGCTGGGCATCACAGGAGAGTACATGGCGGGAAGCCACTACGTGCTGCAGTCTCAGGAAG ACGATGGTGAGGAAGCGATGAACGACCATGAAGACGGCAACGGCAGCAAGGACAACTTCCGCGAACAGGACATCTACCTCCCCATCGCGAACGTGGCCCGCATCATGAAGAATGCTGTTCCTCAGACAGGAAAG ATTGCGAAGGATGCCAAGGAGTGCGTCCAGGAGTGCGTGAGCGAGTTCATCAGCTTCATCACCTCGGAGGCCAGCGAGAGGTGCCACCAGGAGAAGCGCAAGACCATCAACGGCGAGGACATCCTGTTCGCAATGTCCACGCTGGGCTTCGACATGTACGTGGAGCCCCTCAAGCTCTACCTGCAGAAGTTCAGAGAG GCaatgaaaggagagaagggCATCACGGCTGTGTCTGTGGCCGAAGGCCTTGGGGAGGAGCTCACAGAAGACAGCGTTTTCA caAACCAGCTGccagcaggactcataaccgcAGACGGACAGCAGCAGAACGTGATGGTGTACACCACCTCTTACCAACAG ATCCCTGGGGTACAGCAGATCCAGTTCTCCTGA
- the nfyba gene encoding nuclear transcription factor Y, beta a isoform X2, with product MDGDSSTTDASQLGITGEYMAGSHYVLQSQEDDGEEAMNDHEDGNGSKDNFREQDIYLPIANVARIMKNAVPQTGKIAKDAKECVQECVSEFISFITSEASERCHQEKRKTINGEDILFAMSTLGFDMYVEPLKLYLQKFREAMKGEKGITAVSVAEGLGEELTEDSVFTNQLPAGLITADGQQQNVMVYTTSYQQIPGVQQIQFS from the exons ATGGACGGAGACAGTTCGACCACTGATGCTTCCCAGCTGGGCATCACAGGAGAGTACATGGCGGGAAGCCACTACGTGCTGCAGTCTCAGGAAG ACGATGGTGAGGAAGCGATGAACGACCATGAAGACGGCAACGGCAGCAAGGACAACTTCCGCGAACAGGACATCTACCTCCCCATCGCGAACGTGGCCCGCATCATGAAGAATGCTGTTCCTCAGACAGGAAAG ATTGCGAAGGATGCCAAGGAGTGCGTCCAGGAGTGCGTGAGCGAGTTCATCAGCTTCATCACCTCGGAGGCCAGCGAGAGGTGCCACCAGGAGAAGCGCAAGACCATCAACGGCGAGGACATCCTGTTCGCAATGTCCACGCTGGGCTTCGACATGTACGTGGAGCCCCTCAAGCTCTACCTGCAGAAGTTCAGAGAG GCaatgaaaggagagaagggCATCACGGCTGTGTCTGTGGCCGAAGGCCTTGGGGAGGAGCTCACAGAAGACAGCGTTTTCA caAACCAGCTGccagcaggactcataaccgcAGACGGACAGCAGCAGAACGTGATGGTGTACACCACCTCTTACCAACAG ATCCCTGGGGTACAGCAGATCCAGTTCTCCTGA